A stretch of Prunus dulcis chromosome 6, ALMONDv2, whole genome shotgun sequence DNA encodes these proteins:
- the LOC117630490 gene encoding uncharacterized protein LOC117630490 gives MNAGGSKSPIRKVQGLNSTESASEYIPSDAQTSTYRSVSTQYLGDNSVSPRRRLEDYDAEGIPSRDPVVRLLFQKFVPRPAEKGQAVADFISELTPATVQPASEAITETILPYQTGAERLDTSTPVWCLHVDGSANQQGCGAGLGLTTPDGLKIEYALRFDFRTSNNEAEYEALLAGLRLAKSMNAKQIRIHSDSQLIVNQVTADFAAKDASMYAYLSTAHQLLRSFQAYEIKQIPRGENSHADALARLASAINDKVGRKVPVEILAQPSTVTSEACAVRYEDTWMSPIYLYLTNGTLPEDKAQARKLRYRSARYTVINDVLYKRGYTTPYLKCLTAEQGEYILREIHSGVCGDHSGSRSLAYKVFRQGYFWPTMHQDANTLVKRCDKCQRFGNVPHIPAEPLTPIVSPWPFAQWGLDLIGPMPQGKGQLDKAKGAWPEKLPEALWAIRTSYRTSTGETPFSMAFGSEAVVPVEIGEPSYRTEAFAPKENEEAMSLSLDLLEEHRAQANLRNEAYKQRVSRYYDSRVRPRSFRIGDWVMRKVSLATKDTTEGNLGPSWEGPYEVIGILRSGTYRLRGSNGKALGHPWNVEHLKYYYK, from the exons ATGAACGCCGGGGGAAGTAAGTCACCAATTCGGAAGGTCCAAGGATTGAACTCCACGGAGTCTGCATCCGAGTATATCCCTTCCGATGCGCAAACGTCCACCTACCGTTCGGTATCAACTCAATACTTGGGGGATAACTCCGTGAGCCCGCGAAGGCGCTTAGAAGACTATGATGCCGAAGGAATCCCAAGCCGAGACCCTGTTGTCCGACTCCTTTTTCAGAAG TTCGTTCCAAGGCCCGCGGAGAAGGGCCAGGCTGTTGCCGATTTTATCTCCGAGCTTACCCCAGCAACAGTACAACCGGCATCTGAGGCGATTACCGAGACCATCTTACCGTATCAAACGGGCGCCGAACGCCTCGACACATCAACTCCCGTCTGGTGTTTGCACGTCGATGGCTCGGCAAACCAGCAAGGATGCGGAGCGGGCTTAGGACTGACAACACCGGACGGACTCAAGATCGAGTACGCCCTCCGATTCGACTTCCGGACATCCAACAATGAAGCGGAATACGAAGCCCTCTTGGCCGGCCTTCGGTTAGCCAAGAGCATGAATGCAAAGCAAATCCGAATTCACAGCGACTCCCAGCTCATTGTGAACCAGGTAACGGCAGACTTCGCCGCCAAGGATGCCTCCATGTACGCCTACCTTTCAACCGCCCATCAGCTACTCCGAAGTTTCCAAGCATACGAGATCAAACAGATCCCCAGAGGCGAAAACAGCCATGCCGATGCTTTGGCAAGACTCGCTTCGGCGATAAACGACAAAGTCGGAAGAAAGGTACCAGTGGAGATCCTTGCCCAACCGAGCACGGTAACCTCCGAAGCGTGTGCCGTACGGTATGAGGATACATGGATGTCTCCCATCTACTTATACCTGACGAACGGCACCCTTCCTGAGGATAAAGCCCAGGCCCGGAAGCTGAGATACCGATCAGCAAGATACACAGTTATCAACGATGTACTCTACAAGCGCGGCTACACTACCCCGTATCTCAAATGCCTCACGGCAGAGCAAGGGGAGTACATCCTTCGGGAGATTCACAGCGGTGTGTGTGGCGACCATTCCGGGTCCCGATCTCTCGCCTACAAAGTCTTTCGGCAGGGATACTTTTGGCCAACCATGCATCAGGACGCCAATACACTGGTGAAGAGGTGTGACAAATGCCAGCGCTTCGGTAATGTCCCACATATCCCTGCCGAACCCCTCACGCCGATTGTAAGTCCTTGGCCTTTCGCACAATGGGGACTGGACCTGATTGGCCCAATGCCGCAAGGCAAGGGGCAG TTGGACAAGGCAAAAGGAGCCTGGCCGGAAAAGCTTCCCGAGGCACTGTGGGCCATTCGaacgtcttaccgaacgtccacTGGGGAAACCCCTTTTTCTATGGCCTTTGGATCGGAAGCAGTGGTACCCGTGGAAATCGGCGAACCTTCCTACCGAACGGAAGCCTTCGCACCGAAGGAGAACGAGGAGGCCATGTCTCTAAGCCTTGACCTACTCGAGGAGCACCGAGCGCAGGCCAATCTTCGGAATGAAGCCTACAAACAGCGTGTGTCTCGGTATTACGACTCTAGGGTCAGACCCCGCTCTTTCCGAAtcggggactgggtcatgcgcaaggtgTCACTTGCGACGAAGGATACCACGGAAGGAAACCTCGGACCTTCCTGGGAAGGACCTTATGAAGTCATCGGTATCCTTCGCTCGGGAACCTACAGATTGAGAGGCTCCAACGGCAAGGCCCTCGGCCATCCTTGGAACGTAGAACATctcaagtactactacaagtga
- the LOC117632715 gene encoding protein MODIFIER OF SNC1 11 isoform X1 gives MATETQKLSDTKPALENPKKTLDPSPVPPTATNPDRPEDPPTDTPSDPAPSSEVVSEENGSKADSEDPKTAAGSEAGDGAAPATSIQKKMRRAERFGISVQMTEEEKRNSRAERFGTVSTSHGSEASKKSEEQKRKARAERFGLSGPAVAGDENAKKKARLARFAPISKTDNKTDPMEEEKRKARALRFSKASTGSLSQVNDKGNIEPKAAIAGSAGGGV, from the exons ATGGCCACCGAAACGCAGAAGCTCAGCGACACCAAACCCGCCCTAGAGAACCCTAAGAAAACCCTAGACCCTTCCCCCGTCCCACCCACAGCCACCAACCCAGATCGACCCGAAGACCCGCCCACTGACACTCCCTCCGATCCGGCTCCGTCGTCCGAGGTTGTGTCCGAAGAGAACGGTTCCAAGGCGGACTCTGAGGATCCGAAGACCGCCGCAGGCTCTGAAGCCGGTGATGGCGCTGCCCCTGCTACCTCTATTCAGAAGAAGATGCGCCGAGCCGAGCGGTTCGGGATATCTGTGCAGATGACTGAAGAAGAGAAGCGCAACTCTCGGGCTGAGAG ATTTGGCACTGTTTCCACATCGCATGGATCAGAAGCATCTAAAAAATCAGAGGAGCAGAAGAGAAAGGCTAGAGCAGAGAG GTTTGGGCTTTCTGGTCCAGCTGTGGCGGGTGATGAGAATGCAAAGAAGAAGGCTCGTCTTGCTCGATTTGCACCTATTTCCAAAACCGATAATAAAACTGATCccatggaagaagaaaaaaggaaggcAAGAGCACTCAG GTTTTCAAAGGCCTCAACAGGTTCTCTTTCTCAAGTGAATGACAAGGGAAATATCGAGCCG AAGGCAGCCATAGCTGGCAGTGCTGGCGGAGGGGTTTGA
- the LOC117632715 gene encoding protein MODIFIER OF SNC1 11 isoform X2 encodes MATETQKLSDTKPALENPKKTLDPSPVPPTATNPDRPEDPPTDTPSDPAPSSEVVSEENGSKADSEDPKTAAGSEAGDGAAPATSIQKKMRRAERFGISVQMTEEEKRNSRAERFGTVSTSHGSEASKKSEEQKRKARAERFGLSGPAVAGDENAKKKARLARFAPISKTDNKTDPMEEEKRKARALRFSKASTGSLSQVNDKGNIEPAAIAGSAGGGV; translated from the exons ATGGCCACCGAAACGCAGAAGCTCAGCGACACCAAACCCGCCCTAGAGAACCCTAAGAAAACCCTAGACCCTTCCCCCGTCCCACCCACAGCCACCAACCCAGATCGACCCGAAGACCCGCCCACTGACACTCCCTCCGATCCGGCTCCGTCGTCCGAGGTTGTGTCCGAAGAGAACGGTTCCAAGGCGGACTCTGAGGATCCGAAGACCGCCGCAGGCTCTGAAGCCGGTGATGGCGCTGCCCCTGCTACCTCTATTCAGAAGAAGATGCGCCGAGCCGAGCGGTTCGGGATATCTGTGCAGATGACTGAAGAAGAGAAGCGCAACTCTCGGGCTGAGAG ATTTGGCACTGTTTCCACATCGCATGGATCAGAAGCATCTAAAAAATCAGAGGAGCAGAAGAGAAAGGCTAGAGCAGAGAG GTTTGGGCTTTCTGGTCCAGCTGTGGCGGGTGATGAGAATGCAAAGAAGAAGGCTCGTCTTGCTCGATTTGCACCTATTTCCAAAACCGATAATAAAACTGATCccatggaagaagaaaaaaggaaggcAAGAGCACTCAG GTTTTCAAAGGCCTCAACAGGTTCTCTTTCTCAAGTGAATGACAAGGGAAATATCGAGCCG GCAGCCATAGCTGGCAGTGCTGGCGGAGGGGTTTGA
- the LOC117631630 gene encoding putative protein TPRXL, protein MIATSKEDGKWSDRKMEGDGGLRTLECLRGRLLAERQASRVAKEDAELMGKKLMELKNQLNEEIKLKDRAEKKLKFLKRKLESLKISSSSVESQQSSSSKNSEISCSQSTTTSSAGSNDPEAHEPKSKVTESETSENFDRSVADTTTSEQSHESLFTEENTTPQSTSASSSSSSTSISCPSPEGFCHNPTHKSEDSKNDENRYASPINLRSSFKLSVCT, encoded by the exons ATGATTGCTACTAGCAAGGAAGATGGAAAATGGAG TGATCGGAAGATGGAAGGAGATGGTGGTTTGAGGACTTTAGAGTGCCTAAGAGGAAGGCTGCTTGCAGAGAGACAAGCTTCAAGGGTTGCAAAAGAGGATGCAGAACTCATGGGAAAGAAg TTGATGGAACTAAAGAACCAGCTCAATGAAGAGATCAAATTGAAGGACAGAGCTGAAAAGAAGCTCAAATttttgaagagaaagcttGAATCTTTGAAAATTTCATCCTCATCAGTAGAATCCCAACAGtcaagttcctccaaaaacaGTGAAATATCTTGCAGTCAATCCACTACTACTTCATCAGCAGGCTCCAATGACCCAGAAGCCCATGAACCCAAATCCAAAGTCACAGAGTCAGAAACCTCAGAAAATTTTGATCGAAGTGTAGCAGACACCACCACATCTGAGCAAAGCCATGAAAGTCTCTTCACTGAAGAAAACACAACTCCTCAAAGTACCAGTGCTTCCAGTTCCAGTTCAAGTACTAGCATAAGTTGTCCTTCCCCAGAAGGGTTTTGCCACAACCCAACTCACAAATCTGAAGATTCAAAGAATGATGAAAATAGGTATGCAAGTCCAATTAACCTGAGAAGTTCTTTCAAGCTTAGTGTGTGTACTTAA
- the LOC117632712 gene encoding probable protein phosphatase 2C 38, with amino-acid sequence MVSCWKPSAVDDGPRRCGGEASGRVDGLLWYKDLGQHAWGEFSMAVIQANSVLEDQSQIESGPLSSTKSGPVGTFVGVYDGHGGPEASTYVNENLFCNLQRIAAEHRAISEHVIKKAYLATEENFLSTVKKKWLNKPQIASAGTCCLVGILCNGLLYTANVGDSRVVLGKIEKATKEVIAIQLSTEHNASIESVRDEVKSMHPYDPKIVVLRHRVWRVKGLIQVTRSLGDAYLKNAEFNREPLPLKFRLPEPFLKPILNPEPSISVLKLCPEDQFLIFASDGLWEHLSNQEAVDIVNSYPRKGIARKLVEAALQEAAKKREVRYSDLRKIERGVRRHFHDDISVVVVFLSTRLKGGATPRKPQFSLKPNI; translated from the exons ATGGTGTCCTGTTGGAAACCCTCTGCAGTTGATGATGGACCTCGGCGTTGTGGCGGTGAAGCCAGTGGACGTGTTGATGGGTTGTTGTGGTACAAGGACTTGGGGCAGCATGCTTGGGGAGAATTTTCAATGGCTGTCATTCAAGCCAATTCCGTTTTGGAGGATCAAAGCCAAATCGAATCCGGTCCCTTGAGTTCAACAAAATCTGGTCCTGTGGGGACCTTTGTTGGTGTCTATGATGGGCATGGAGGGCCTGAGGCTTCAACATATGTCAATGAAAATCTCTTCTGCAATCTTCAGA GAATTGCAGCTGAGCATAGGGCCATATCGGAACATGTTATCAAGAAGGCTTACTTGGCCACAGAGGAGAATTTTCTCTCCACGGTGAAGAAAAAGTGGTTAAACAAGCCACAGATTGCATCTGCAGGAACATGTTGTTTGGTTGGGATACTTTGCAATGGACTGCTTTACACAGCAAATGTTGGGGACTCTCGGGTGGTTTTAGGAAAAATCGAAAAGGCGACGAAAGAGGTTATAGCCATTCAATTATCTACAGAGCACAATGCAAGTATAGAATCTGTGAGAGATGAGGTCAAGTCAATGCATCCATATGATCCAAAGATTGTGGTTTTGAGGCACAGAGTTTGGCGTGTGAAGGGCCTCATACAG GTTACAAGATCCCTTGGTGATGCATATTTAAAGAATGCAGAGTTCAACAGAGAGCCTCTACCCCTAAAGTTTAGGCTGCCTGAACCTTTCCTCAAGCCAATTCTCAACCCCGAACCGTCCATATCGGTGCTTAAACTCTGCCCTGAAGATCAGTTTCTCATATTTGCTTCTGATGGTCTGTGGGAGCATCTCAGCAACCAGGAGGCTGTGGACATTGTCAATAGTTACCCACGTAAA GGAATAGCGAGGAAGCTTGTTGAAGCTGCACTTCAGGAAGCAGCCAAGAAGAGAGAAGTGAGGTACTCGGACTTGAGAAAGATTGAAAGAGGAGTGAGAAGACATTTTCATGACGACATCAGTGTTGTGGTGGTGTTTCTAAGCACAAGATTGAAAGGTGGAGCCACCCCACGCAAACCTCAATTTTCATTAAAACCCAACATCTAG